One window of Alosa sapidissima isolate fAloSap1 chromosome 21, fAloSap1.pri, whole genome shotgun sequence genomic DNA carries:
- the tmem200b gene encoding transmembrane protein 200A, with protein MKTQTPTSTTPTATTPTATANPAAQAPATPSRQRLPRFRLRSRKKKEGVIRGKLRIKSLPGAFLVLGVVVVVVGTALAVAGYWPYRTHRSGGLPGGDAHGSPTGWGLGAKGLLSTAGLHSERMKLLGPVIMGVGLFILICANTVLYENRDRETQMLLAQMRSVICSVSAAVPSADLAELAVSSLTARHYQWVSSLPAAHLNILCLQELTSSEPLLHVKTAMEGDGDSFNGNTNDPQHHHRRPSESTAKRQRSTLKTEVLHHQESASTPSIPTLSSNSCNSSQADGDEARADTYADTRLCRASSGEFQRHRADTPPHKLSNCLTASSMSTLGGEDCEVTAASVPPRRSQSLSYRTNPRRTRHEVTVRMDATADNGDDDGSPRRVPRETGSEVRVNMMLGTEDEALELASIEEQRHRSWPRLDLGAARRYLKLENKEDSVDKLLDQLELQCSQWDKSFGSGPFQ; from the coding sequence ATGAAGACCCAGACACCGACGTCGACGACACCGACGGCGACAACACCGACGGCGACGGCGAACCCCGCGGCCCAGGCGCCCGCCACGCCCTCGCGCCAACGCCTGCCTCGCTTCCGCCTCCGCTCGCGGAAGAAGAAGGAAGGTGTGATCCGGGGCAAGCTGCGCATCAAGTCCCTGCCGGGCGCCTTCCTGGTCCTgggcgtggtggtggtggtggtgggaacGGCGCTGGCCGTGGCCGGGTACTGGCCCTACCGGACGCACCGCTCAGGGGGCCTGCCGGGCGGAGACGCTCACGGGTCGCCGACCGGCTGGGGGCTGGGCGCGAAGGGTCTGCTGTCGACAGCGGGGCTCCACAGCGAGCGCATGAAGCTCCTGGGCCCCGTCATCATGGGCGTGGGGCTGTTCATCCTGATCTGCGCCAACACCGTGCTGTACGAGAACCGCGACCGCGAGACGCAGATGCTGCTGGCGCAGATGCGCAGCGTCATCTGCTCTGTGTCGGCCGCCGTGCCCTCAGCCGACCTCGCCGAGCTGGCCGTCAGCTCGCTGACCGCGCGCCACTACCAGTGGGTCAGCAGCCTGCCCGCCGCCCACCTCAACATCCTCTGCCTGCAGGAGCTCACCAGCTCCGAGCCCCTTTTGCACGTTAAGACTGCCATGGAGGGCGACGGGGACTCCTTTAACGGCAACACCAACGACCCTCAACACCATCACCGGCGGCCGTCGGAGAGCACCGCCAAGCGGCAAAGATCCACGCTGAAGACGGAGGTGTTGCACCACCAGGAGTCCGCCTCCACCCCATCCATCCCCACGCTCTCCTCCAACTCCTGCAACTCCAGCCAGGCGGACGGGGACGAGGCCCGTGCGGACACATATGCGGACACTCGCCTGTGCCGGGCTTCGTCGGGGGAATTCCAGCGTCACCGCGCGGACACGCCGCCTCACAAGCTTAGCAACTGCCTGACGGCCTCGTCCATGTCCACGCTGGGGGGGGAGGACTGCGAGGTGACCGCTGCGTCTGTGCCCCCCAGACGCTCACAGAGCCTGAGCTACAGGACTAACCCCCGCAGAACGCGCCACGAGGTCACCGTACGGATGGATGCCACTGCCGACAACGGCGACGACGACGGCTCGCCCAGACGTGTCCCGAGGGAAACGGGCTCGGAGGTACGTGTGAACATGATGCTAGGGACGGAAGACGAGGCCTTGGAGCTCGCCTCGATCGAGGAGCAGCGGCACCGCAGCTGGCCCCGACTGGACCTTGGCGCTGCCCGCCGCTACCTGAAGCTGGAGAACAAGGAGGACTCTGTGGACAAACTACTCGACCAGCTGGAACTTCAGTGCTCCCAATGGGACAAGAGCTTCGGCTCGGGACCCTTCCAGTGA